A single region of the Pseudomonas sp. B21-023 genome encodes:
- the sctN gene encoding type III secretion system ATPase SctN, giving the protein MPPSLLQTPQALLAAVNNATLVQANGKVTQVTGTLIRALAPGVQVGELCRLRRPGGLPELLAEVIGLQQDQALLAPLGDMQGLCTRTEVCPTGGMHRVGVGEHLLGTVLDGLGNPLDGSPPAAPQAWYPVHRDAPSPLSRKLVDTPLSLGVRCIDGLLTCAEGQRTGIFAPAGGGKSTLLATLLRNAEADVIVLALIGERGREVREFIHHELGEHGLRRAVLVVATSDRPAMERARAAFVATSVAEYFRDQGNKVLLLMDSLTRFARAQREIGLAAGEPPTRRGFPPSVFAQLPRLLERAGQSAKGSITALYTVLVEGDDLNEPIAEETRSILDGHIVLSQALAAANHYPAIDVLRSVSRVMHQVVSPEHRAAAGLLREWMARYEEVELLLRIGEYTQGQDPLADQAIGKREAIRAWLCQPPNENVSLRQSLDQLLEITRCP; this is encoded by the coding sequence ATGCCGCCATCGCTGCTCCAGACTCCCCAGGCCCTGCTGGCCGCCGTGAACAACGCCACACTGGTGCAAGCCAACGGCAAGGTCACCCAGGTCACCGGCACCTTGATCCGTGCACTGGCGCCCGGCGTGCAGGTCGGCGAACTGTGCCGGCTGCGCAGGCCGGGCGGCCTGCCTGAACTGTTGGCCGAAGTCATCGGCCTGCAGCAGGACCAGGCGCTGCTCGCTCCGCTGGGCGACATGCAGGGGCTGTGCACGCGCACCGAGGTATGCCCCACCGGCGGCATGCACCGCGTGGGTGTAGGCGAGCATTTGCTGGGGACGGTGCTGGATGGCCTGGGCAACCCGCTCGACGGCAGCCCGCCGGCTGCACCACAAGCCTGGTACCCCGTGCATAGGGACGCGCCATCGCCACTGAGCCGCAAGCTGGTCGATACCCCCTTGAGCCTGGGTGTGCGCTGTATCGATGGCCTGCTCACCTGTGCCGAAGGGCAACGCACAGGCATCTTCGCCCCCGCCGGTGGCGGCAAGAGCACCCTGCTGGCCACGCTGCTGCGCAACGCCGAGGCAGACGTGATCGTGCTCGCCCTGATCGGCGAGCGCGGTCGCGAGGTACGTGAATTCATTCACCACGAACTCGGCGAGCACGGCCTGCGGCGTGCGGTGCTGGTGGTCGCGACCTCCGACCGCCCGGCCATGGAGCGCGCCCGGGCGGCCTTCGTCGCCACCAGCGTCGCCGAATATTTCCGCGACCAGGGCAACAAGGTCCTGTTGCTGATGGATTCCCTGACCCGCTTCGCCCGGGCCCAGCGGGAGATCGGCCTGGCCGCGGGCGAACCGCCGACCCGGCGCGGCTTTCCGCCTTCGGTGTTCGCCCAGTTGCCGCGCCTGCTGGAACGCGCCGGGCAATCGGCCAAGGGCTCGATCACCGCACTCTACACGGTGCTGGTGGAAGGCGATGACCTGAACGAACCGATCGCCGAGGAAACCCGCTCGATCCTCGATGGCCATATCGTCCTGTCACAGGCCCTGGCAGCCGCCAACCACTACCCGGCCATCGACGTGCTGCGCTCGGTCAGCCGGGTCATGCACCAGGTCGTCAGCCCGGAACACCGTGCCGCCGCCGGACTACTGCGCGAATGGATGGCCCGGTATGAGGAAGTCGAACTGCTGCTCAGGATCGGTGAGTACACGCAGGGCCAGGATCCACTCGCGGACCAGGCCATCGGCAAACGCGAAGCCATCCGCGCCTGGCTGTGCCAGCCCCCCAACGAAAACGTCTCGCTGCGGCAGAGCCTCGACCAACTACTGGAGATCACCCGGTGCCCCTGA
- the sctW gene encoding type III secretion system gatekeeper subunit SctW translates to MSEGVGFLRSEPGLAMLPGWEAQGQSVLQARQVAPMAQQASMAEEVSMAFSSLANARLSTRSRVTDARQLGLRAGQEAEAMLAKVPDVQRRSLDELVAWLRQHPQLTPGELQARLDGFSAEACHRYLALAYARDALGTTVDAHGLAGKLDQAMAALTQTHGQAIELGIEIGPLAQATQAQGVAEVVALRGVYCDFLCDYRGLRHAWDELRARFGDAAIDDIAQFMLNGLASHINGPSSSLDSNRLQQVISDMKLVQALKKLEGDTVALFRQLAGEPSGVRTF, encoded by the coding sequence ATGAGCGAAGGCGTCGGCTTTTTACGCAGTGAACCGGGACTGGCCATGCTGCCCGGTTGGGAGGCGCAGGGGCAGTCGGTCCTGCAAGCGCGGCAGGTGGCGCCGATGGCGCAGCAGGCCAGCATGGCGGAGGAGGTGTCCATGGCGTTCTCGTCACTGGCCAACGCGCGGCTCAGTACCCGCAGCCGCGTCACCGATGCGCGCCAGCTGGGTTTGCGCGCGGGCCAGGAGGCCGAGGCCATGCTGGCCAAGGTGCCGGATGTGCAGCGTCGATCACTGGATGAGCTGGTGGCCTGGTTGCGCCAGCACCCTCAGCTGACTCCGGGTGAGCTGCAGGCCCGCCTGGATGGATTTTCTGCTGAGGCCTGTCATCGCTACCTGGCGTTGGCCTATGCCCGCGACGCGTTGGGCACGACGGTTGATGCGCATGGCTTGGCCGGCAAGCTGGACCAGGCCATGGCAGCCTTGACGCAGACCCATGGCCAGGCGATCGAGCTGGGCATCGAGATCGGTCCGCTGGCCCAGGCAACGCAGGCGCAGGGGGTGGCCGAAGTGGTAGCGTTGCGCGGCGTGTACTGCGATTTCCTGTGCGACTATCGCGGGCTCAGGCATGCCTGGGATGAGCTGCGTGCGCGCTTTGGCGATGCCGCCATCGACGACATCGCGCAGTTCATGCTCAACGGCCTGGCCAGCCATATCAATGGGCCGTCCTCGAGCCTGGACAGTAACCGGCTGCAACAGGTCATCAGCGACATGAAGCTGGTGCAGGCGCTCAAGAAACTGGAAGGCGACACTGTCGCGCTGTTCCGCCAGCTTGCCGGAGAGCCCAGTGGCGTACGGACCTTCTGA
- a CDS encoding virulence-associated V antigen, with protein MSREYRRQVIETLLGPEGQARLAQSRPYFDSLLPHPLPDQPVDALIQLLEAYAAWLPGAPVQLVNLGERLRMDELVMAAMGLRMRKQKAERTELSEQLKSLTAELKIFSVIQSKVNVVMAAKGTFDLQDPGFNLFDPKLYDLDAAAWETSPERRLLASYGNAVVTVRQFLADTPTGISPNGSDRRPHRVSGPMDGLESQYSWHKDNNPLANFSQALSDRTRIVNDKVTEQTTLLNDVGSRYTTSTEVMMKFVETWFSMLSKIMQN; from the coding sequence TTGAGCCGCGAGTACCGGCGCCAGGTCATAGAGACCTTGCTGGGCCCCGAGGGGCAGGCGCGATTGGCGCAGAGCCGACCCTACTTCGACAGCCTGCTGCCGCATCCGCTGCCCGACCAGCCTGTCGATGCGCTGATCCAGTTGCTGGAAGCCTATGCGGCGTGGTTGCCGGGCGCACCCGTGCAGCTGGTGAACCTGGGCGAACGGCTACGCATGGACGAGCTGGTAATGGCGGCGATGGGTTTGCGCATGCGCAAGCAGAAAGCCGAGCGTACCGAGCTCAGCGAGCAACTGAAGAGCCTCACCGCGGAGCTGAAGATCTTCAGCGTGATCCAGTCCAAGGTCAACGTGGTCATGGCAGCCAAGGGCACCTTCGATCTTCAGGACCCGGGCTTCAACCTCTTCGACCCGAAGTTGTACGACCTGGATGCGGCTGCCTGGGAAACCAGCCCTGAACGCCGATTGCTTGCGTCGTACGGCAATGCAGTCGTGACGGTGCGGCAGTTCCTGGCAGACACGCCCACTGGCATTTCGCCCAACGGCAGTGATCGTCGTCCACACAGGGTCAGCGGACCGATGGATGGCCTGGAATCGCAATATAGCTGGCACAAGGACAACAACCCGCTGGCCAACTTCTCCCAGGCCTTGAGCGATCGCACCCGCATCGTCAACGACAAGGTGACCGAGCAGACCACCCTGCTCAATGACGTGGGGTCGCGGTACACCACCTCCACCGAGGTGATGATGAAGTTCGTCGAGACGTGGTTCTCGATGCTGTCGAAGATTATGCAGAACTGA
- the sctV gene encoding type III secretion system export apparatus subunit SctV has translation MNQLPRILGQIGARKDLMLAVMLLAVVFMMILPLPPLLLDLLIALNITIAVVLLMMSVYVVSPLHFSVFPSVLLVTTLFRLALSISTTRMILLEADAGQIVQTFGDFVVGGNLVVGCILFLIITIVQFLVITKGAERVAEVSARFSLDAMPGKQMSIDGDLRAGVIDVNEARERRGEVEKASQMFGAMDGAMKFVKGDAIAGLLIIIVNLLAGLAIGVMQKGMSAGDALQLYAVLTVGDGMVSQVPALLIAITAGIIVTRDGQGAHDLGANIGSQVMAQPKALLIGGALLGLFGLIPGFPTVTFFILALMVGGGGWWALRQRRVEEADQQHSGGLPALLANGAGAPALKPAGKAKMGADPQAFALTVPLLIDVDSELQAALEAASLNDELARVRQALYLDHGVPFPGIRLRFNSALGPGEYRILLQEVPVARGELMPGYLLVQEQPAQLALVGVPYVEGQALLSGRASLWVEQDLRDCLERAGCAFLAVDQVLAWHLSHVLCEYAGDFIGIQETRYLLEQMEQGYGELVKEVQRILPLQRINEVFQRLVGEGISIRNMRSILEALVEWGQKEKDVVQLAEYVRSSLKRYICYKYASGHNLLPAYLLDPAVEEMIRNGIRQTSAGSYLALEPAQSDAFLAQVKAAVGNLHEAQARPVLVVSMDIRRYVRKLVEGVYSDLPVLSFQELTTQINIQPLGRIG, from the coding sequence ATGAATCAGCTGCCCCGAATACTTGGCCAGATCGGCGCACGCAAGGACCTGATGCTGGCCGTGATGTTGCTGGCGGTGGTGTTCATGATGATCCTGCCGCTGCCGCCCCTGCTGCTGGACTTGCTGATCGCCCTGAACATCACCATCGCCGTAGTGCTGCTGATGATGTCGGTGTACGTGGTCTCGCCGCTGCATTTCTCGGTGTTCCCCTCGGTGCTGCTGGTCACCACGCTGTTCCGCCTGGCGCTGTCGATCAGTACCACGCGGATGATCCTGCTGGAGGCCGATGCCGGGCAGATCGTGCAGACCTTCGGCGACTTCGTGGTGGGCGGCAACCTGGTGGTGGGCTGCATCCTGTTCCTGATCATCACCATCGTGCAGTTCCTGGTCATCACCAAGGGCGCCGAGCGGGTGGCGGAAGTCAGCGCGCGGTTTTCCCTCGACGCCATGCCGGGCAAGCAGATGAGCATCGACGGCGACCTGCGCGCCGGCGTCATCGACGTCAACGAAGCCCGTGAGCGCCGCGGCGAGGTGGAGAAGGCCAGCCAGATGTTCGGTGCCATGGATGGCGCGATGAAGTTCGTCAAGGGCGACGCTATCGCCGGGTTGCTGATCATCATCGTCAACCTGCTGGCAGGGCTGGCCATCGGCGTGATGCAGAAGGGCATGAGCGCGGGTGACGCGCTGCAGCTCTACGCGGTACTCACCGTCGGTGACGGTATGGTCAGCCAGGTGCCGGCGTTGTTGATCGCCATCACGGCGGGAATCATCGTCACCCGTGACGGTCAAGGCGCCCATGACTTGGGGGCGAATATCGGCAGCCAGGTCATGGCGCAGCCCAAGGCGCTGCTGATCGGTGGCGCCTTGCTGGGGTTGTTCGGTCTCATCCCGGGCTTCCCGACAGTCACGTTCTTCATTCTCGCATTGATGGTCGGGGGCGGTGGCTGGTGGGCGCTCCGCCAGCGGCGTGTCGAAGAGGCTGACCAGCAGCACAGTGGCGGTCTGCCGGCGTTGCTGGCCAATGGTGCCGGTGCGCCAGCGCTGAAACCCGCAGGCAAGGCGAAGATGGGCGCCGACCCGCAGGCCTTTGCCCTGACGGTGCCCTTGCTCATCGATGTGGACAGCGAGTTGCAAGCCGCCCTGGAGGCCGCCTCGTTGAACGATGAACTGGCACGGGTCCGCCAGGCGCTCTACCTGGACCATGGCGTGCCGTTCCCTGGTATCCGCCTGCGTTTCAACAGCGCGCTTGGCCCTGGGGAGTACCGCATCCTGTTGCAGGAAGTGCCGGTGGCGCGAGGCGAACTGATGCCTGGGTATCTGCTGGTTCAGGAGCAGCCAGCTCAGCTGGCGCTTGTCGGCGTGCCCTACGTAGAGGGCCAAGCGCTGTTGTCTGGGCGTGCCAGCCTTTGGGTGGAGCAGGACCTGCGTGATTGCCTGGAGCGTGCCGGCTGTGCCTTCCTGGCAGTCGACCAGGTACTTGCCTGGCACCTGTCCCATGTCTTGTGCGAATACGCCGGGGATTTCATCGGCATCCAGGAGACCCGCTACCTGCTGGAGCAGATGGAGCAGGGCTATGGTGAGCTGGTCAAGGAGGTACAGCGGATCCTGCCGTTGCAGCGAATCAACGAGGTCTTTCAGCGGTTGGTGGGCGAGGGCATCTCGATCCGCAACATGCGTTCGATCCTCGAGGCCCTGGTCGAATGGGGGCAGAAGGAAAAGGACGTGGTGCAGTTGGCCGAATATGTGCGCAGCAGCCTCAAGCGCTACATCTGCTACAAGTACGCCAGTGGCCACAACCTGCTGCCGGCCTACCTGCTCGACCCGGCGGTCGAGGAGATGATCCGCAACGGCATCCGCCAGACCAGCGCCGGCAGCTACCTGGCCCTGGAACCTGCGCAGAGCGATGCCTTTCTCGCCCAGGTCAAAGCTGCGGTGGGCAACCTGCATGAAGCCCAGGCAAGGCCCGTGCTCGTGGTGTCCATGGACATCCGGCGCTATGTGCGCAAGTTGGTCGAAGGCGTTTATTCCGACTTGCCTGTGCTGTCCTTTCAGGAACTCACCACGCAGATCAACATCCAGCCACTGGGGCGCATTGGCTGA
- a CDS encoding YopD family type III secretion system translocon subunit, whose amino-acid sequence MNLSITNIDHMPALDSPSPLSEGHNAAKPLWAMLAMPCPAARAKICARPGQVDLDAPQAMPCSQDLQSLLAILRAAMQVRDGNAQGRRTQAEVSVQASKEQIGWMRTASNALFASAVVSGALSVFTLASGTIGMRRNLDDASTIKSLEQANHTARYDQPGEVTMASKKQIDSNRIEVKHLQNGIDTRNTTLHTLNGVAQSGAAFGTGIAHAIKSLQDVWAKEQELEATVAGNQKELFQRNTDDLAKVIDQLRQLIQEILRNDNQGFRAAGVMV is encoded by the coding sequence ATGAATCTGTCTATTACCAACATCGATCATATGCCCGCCCTGGATTCCCCATCACCGCTGAGCGAGGGACACAATGCCGCGAAGCCGTTGTGGGCGATGCTGGCAATGCCGTGTCCGGCAGCGAGAGCGAAGATCTGCGCGCGGCCAGGGCAAGTCGACCTGGATGCGCCACAGGCGATGCCTTGCAGCCAGGATCTTCAGAGCCTGCTGGCCATTCTCCGCGCTGCCATGCAGGTGCGCGACGGTAACGCGCAAGGGCGCAGAACCCAGGCTGAGGTCAGCGTGCAGGCCAGCAAGGAACAGATCGGCTGGATGAGAACCGCCAGCAACGCGCTGTTCGCCTCGGCGGTTGTCAGTGGTGCTTTGAGTGTTTTCACGTTGGCCAGTGGCACCATCGGCATGCGCCGAAACCTGGATGATGCGAGCACGATCAAAAGCCTGGAACAAGCCAACCATACCGCCAGATATGATCAGCCTGGCGAGGTGACAATGGCCTCGAAAAAACAGATCGACTCGAATCGTATCGAGGTCAAGCATCTGCAGAACGGCATCGATACCCGCAACACCACCTTGCACACGCTCAATGGGGTGGCACAAAGCGGGGCTGCATTCGGCACCGGCATCGCCCACGCCATCAAGTCGTTGCAGGATGTGTGGGCCAAGGAGCAGGAACTTGAAGCAACGGTTGCTGGCAACCAGAAGGAGCTGTTCCAGCGCAACACCGATGACCTGGCGAAAGTGATCGACCAGCTTCGCCAGCTCATTCAGGAGATCCTGCGTAACGACAACCAAGGATTCAGGGCCGCGGGCGTGATGGTATGA
- the sctE gene encoding type III secretion system translocon subunit SctE, giving the protein MIQESLATGRDLHGLLDKSVDPGRFMQPALATLPDVGALILGQLAGEISDAELDIRLTELLSRLGARQTELNLQQVRQMTEQNRQQMALNAQKMAEVSQRHQDAGTASVFAKVFGWAAAIVSIVVGTVMVATGLGAVAGALMIAGGVMGVVSMSLNQAAEDGHISKEVMKYLGPALMAVEVALALASVVLTCGGSLAVVAAKVAGRVSGKAAQVALSVGQKIQSVASSGGSSVASAGTQAKLQMTLTGAGMATATLSGAGEAASSVMQGLALRSEAQLAEMRLVLEQGHGYLEQLAKELEQLLAKKQQRFEQLLEMLSVRHKACADIACRNVIA; this is encoded by the coding sequence GTGATTCAGGAGTCTCTGGCAACCGGACGCGACCTTCACGGCCTGCTCGATAAAAGTGTCGACCCCGGGCGCTTCATGCAGCCGGCATTGGCCACGCTACCCGATGTCGGAGCGTTGATACTCGGGCAGCTCGCCGGAGAGATTTCCGATGCCGAGCTGGATATCCGCCTCACTGAACTGCTGAGCCGGTTGGGCGCCCGCCAGACCGAACTCAACCTGCAGCAAGTTCGGCAGATGACCGAGCAGAACCGCCAGCAGATGGCGCTCAACGCGCAGAAAATGGCAGAGGTGAGCCAGCGCCATCAGGACGCCGGCACGGCGAGTGTTTTTGCCAAGGTCTTCGGCTGGGCAGCGGCCATCGTGTCCATCGTGGTCGGCACGGTGATGGTTGCGACGGGCCTGGGCGCCGTGGCGGGCGCCCTGATGATCGCCGGTGGCGTCATGGGGGTCGTGTCCATGTCGTTGAACCAGGCAGCCGAGGACGGGCATATCTCCAAAGAAGTGATGAAGTACCTCGGGCCTGCGCTGATGGCGGTGGAAGTCGCCCTGGCCCTTGCCTCGGTGGTGCTCACCTGTGGCGGCAGCCTTGCGGTGGTCGCGGCCAAAGTGGCCGGCAGGGTGAGTGGCAAGGCTGCGCAGGTTGCCCTGTCGGTGGGCCAGAAAATCCAGAGTGTGGCCTCCAGCGGGGGCTCCTCGGTTGCCAGCGCGGGCACCCAGGCCAAGCTGCAGATGACCTTGACCGGTGCCGGCATGGCGACCGCCACGCTGTCGGGCGCAGGTGAGGCTGCCAGTTCGGTGATGCAAGGGCTGGCGCTGCGCAGCGAGGCCCAACTGGCCGAAATGCGCCTGGTGCTGGAGCAGGGCCATGGCTATCTCGAGCAACTGGCCAAGGAACTTGAACAACTACTCGCAAAGAAGCAGCAACGCTTCGAGCAACTGCTGGAAATGTTGAGCGTACGCCACAAAGCCTGCGCGGACATCGCCTGTCGAAACGTCATCGCTTGA
- a CDS encoding copper resistance protein B: protein MNENCNRRIVTGVALMALLASERALAAGMDHKNHGAMPMDHGQMNHGSMPMDHSLMNHAATPPDQPRTPLPVVTDADRRAAFPLLPGHQVHDRATNWAVIVDQLEYQNFENRGALNWNATAWVGGDIDRLWLRSEGEREQGKTHKAELQALWGHAISPWWELVGGVRQDFKPASGQSWAAFGIQGTPLYGLELEATAYAGERQQTALRLEAGYAMLLTNRWILEPTVEANFFGRNDGGREQGAGLAESEVGLRLRYEITRAFAPYVGVSFNRLHGNRADQARENDEDIGQTRLVAGVRLRF from the coding sequence ATGAATGAGAACTGCAACCGCCGTATCGTCACCGGTGTCGCACTGATGGCCTTGCTGGCCAGCGAACGGGCCCTGGCTGCGGGCATGGACCATAAGAACCACGGCGCCATGCCAATGGACCACGGCCAGATGAACCATGGCAGCATGCCCATGGACCACAGCCTGATGAACCACGCGGCGACGCCCCCCGACCAACCACGCACACCCTTGCCGGTAGTCACCGACGCCGACCGCCGCGCCGCCTTCCCGCTCCTGCCAGGGCATCAGGTGCACGACCGGGCAACCAACTGGGCAGTGATCGTCGACCAGCTGGAGTACCAGAACTTCGAAAACAGAGGCGCCCTGAACTGGAACGCTACCGCCTGGGTCGGCGGCGATATAGACCGCCTGTGGCTGCGCAGCGAGGGTGAGCGTGAACAGGGCAAGACCCACAAAGCTGAGCTGCAGGCGCTCTGGGGCCATGCCATCAGCCCCTGGTGGGAACTGGTCGGCGGTGTGCGCCAGGACTTCAAGCCCGCCAGCGGCCAAAGCTGGGCAGCCTTCGGCATCCAGGGCACGCCGCTCTACGGCCTGGAGCTGGAAGCCACCGCCTATGCCGGCGAGCGGCAGCAGACCGCGCTGCGCCTGGAGGCCGGTTACGCTATGCTGCTGACCAATCGCTGGATCCTCGAACCGACCGTCGAAGCCAACTTCTTCGGGCGCAACGACGGCGGGCGCGAACAAGGCGCGGGGCTGGCCGAAAGCGAGGTGGGCCTGCGCCTGCGCTACGAGATCACGCGCGCGTTCGCGCCCTACGTCGGGGTCAGCTTCAACCGCCTGCACGGCAACCGCGCCGACCAGGCCCGAGAAAATGACGAGGACATCGGCCAGACCCGGTTGGTGGCCGGGGTCCGCCTGCGTTTCTGA
- a CDS encoding DUF411 domain-containing protein, which yields MLRKHLLTLGLLAITGLAQAAETIDVYRDPNCGCCKAWIKHLGDSGFTVNDHVEPNMSAVKQRLGVAPRLASCHTGVINGKFVEGHVPAEQVRLLASRADLKGLAVPGMPMGSPGMEMGDHKDAYQVIGVTLDDRDTVVANY from the coding sequence ATGCTGCGCAAACACCTGCTCACCCTTGGCCTGCTGGCCATCACCGGCCTGGCCCAGGCCGCCGAGACCATCGACGTCTACCGCGACCCCAACTGCGGCTGCTGCAAGGCGTGGATCAAGCACCTGGGCGATAGCGGCTTCACCGTCAACGACCATGTCGAGCCGAACATGAGCGCGGTCAAGCAGCGCCTGGGCGTGGCGCCACGCCTGGCGTCGTGCCATACCGGCGTGATCAACGGCAAGTTCGTCGAAGGCCATGTGCCGGCCGAGCAGGTGCGCCTGCTGGCCAGCCGCGCCGACCTCAAGGGCCTGGCCGTGCCCGGCATGCCCATGGGCTCGCCGGGCATGGAGATGGGTGACCACAAGGACGCCTACCAGGTCATCGGCGTGACCTTGGACGACCGCGACACCGTGGTCGCCAACTACTGA
- a CDS encoding type III secretion protein, protein MKLSNEQQDVLQLLAWLHLQCGWPERARVLLEVLLRADPQHRAGCRAAVVVALELGDWAGAERQCLALRDAGELQPPLWLCLSQAQQMAGRLEQAQATYAEYQRRKACP, encoded by the coding sequence ATGAAATTGTCGAACGAACAGCAGGATGTCTTGCAGTTGTTGGCCTGGTTGCATCTGCAATGCGGTTGGCCCGAACGGGCGCGGGTGTTGCTGGAGGTGCTGTTGCGCGCCGATCCCCAGCATCGCGCCGGGTGTCGAGCCGCAGTGGTGGTGGCGCTGGAGCTGGGCGATTGGGCGGGGGCCGAACGTCAGTGCCTGGCGCTGCGTGACGCGGGCGAGCTGCAGCCGCCCTTGTGGCTGTGCCTGAGCCAGGCACAGCAAATGGCCGGCCGATTGGAGCAGGCCCAGGCCACCTATGCCGAGTACCAGCGGCGCAAGGCATGCCCATGA
- a CDS encoding TyeA family type III secretion system gatekeeper subunit: MAYGPSDLVSDLLALIDKRWATVQDIQRLLAALPLGPQVQRIQCLRELQRIFRLLPVQVFSDEAQREHLLAVWQLAMDQAVDDEEAMLCGAREA, from the coding sequence GTGGCGTACGGACCTTCTGACCTGGTCAGCGACTTGCTGGCGTTGATCGACAAACGCTGGGCAACGGTGCAGGACATCCAGCGCCTGCTCGCGGCGTTGCCGCTTGGCCCGCAGGTGCAACGTATCCAGTGCCTGCGGGAGTTACAGCGGATCTTCCGTCTGCTGCCCGTGCAAGTATTCAGCGACGAGGCGCAACGCGAGCATCTGTTGGCAGTCTGGCAGTTGGCCATGGACCAGGCCGTCGACGATGAGGAGGCGATGCTGTGCGGCGCGCGGGAGGCATGA
- a CDS encoding YqaA family protein gives MLSLWALFLSAFGAATLLPLQSEAVLVGLLLRDPQAWATLLLVATLGNVLGSIVNWLLGRAIEHLRDKRWFPFSARQLERAQQRYQRWGQWSLLLSWMPVIGDPLTLIAGIMREPFWRFVLLVTVAKGGRYLVVTIITLGWFHTG, from the coding sequence ATGCTCAGCCTCTGGGCGCTGTTCCTCAGCGCCTTCGGCGCCGCCACCCTGCTGCCACTGCAATCGGAGGCGGTGCTGGTCGGCCTGCTGCTGCGCGACCCGCAAGCCTGGGCAACCCTGCTGCTGGTCGCCACGCTCGGCAATGTGCTGGGGTCCATCGTCAACTGGCTGCTGGGCCGGGCCATCGAGCACCTGCGCGACAAACGCTGGTTCCCGTTCAGCGCCCGCCAGCTGGAGCGCGCCCAGCAGCGCTACCAACGCTGGGGGCAATGGTCGTTGCTGCTGAGCTGGATGCCGGTGATCGGCGACCCACTGACCTTGATCGCTGGGATCATGCGCGAGCCTTTCTGGCGCTTCGTGCTGCTGGTCACCGTGGCCAAGGGCGGGCGCTATCTCGTGGTGACGATAATCACCCTGGGCTGGTTTCACACGGGGTGA
- a CDS encoding SycD/LcrH family type III secretion system chaperone: MTAAQQIGADAIEAEAIEGFFAEGGTFAMLRGIGAAQLETLYAQAFGFYQGGRLEDALTMFKGLAALDHYDARAFLGVAACYQALQRYQEALPAYAYGAMLAPHDPRFCLHAAECQQHLGDLVSARSGYEHAQALAENGEQGGLASRAQGLLEALRQKEAASHAN, encoded by the coding sequence ATGACTGCAGCACAACAGATAGGCGCCGATGCCATCGAGGCCGAGGCGATCGAAGGTTTCTTCGCTGAGGGCGGCACGTTCGCCATGTTGCGCGGGATTGGCGCGGCACAGCTTGAAACGCTCTATGCCCAGGCATTCGGCTTCTACCAGGGGGGGCGGTTGGAGGATGCCTTGACGATGTTCAAGGGGCTGGCGGCGCTCGACCACTACGACGCCCGGGCATTTCTCGGGGTGGCAGCCTGCTACCAGGCGTTGCAGCGTTATCAGGAGGCGTTACCGGCCTACGCCTACGGCGCAATGCTTGCACCGCACGACCCACGTTTCTGCTTGCATGCCGCTGAATGTCAACAGCATCTGGGTGACCTGGTTTCGGCCCGCAGCGGCTACGAACACGCGCAGGCGTTGGCAGAGAACGGTGAACAGGGTGGTTTGGCGAGCAGGGCACAGGGGCTACTTGAGGCATTGCGACAGAAGGAGGCTGCGAGCCATGCGAACTGA
- a CDS encoding type III secretion protein: MPLTALAKIKQRRLQRAEREARSQLALLQATEQAEAQAVDAHLAFCRGSREEQQRLFAAHVGQLTDCRALEHWRRQVGLLGEREASLHGQVVACKAALARQYTAHQQAQAQLAQTRKKRDSFVQLRDQAHLRATRLAERRQEFELEEHCLHGGLQP; encoded by the coding sequence GTGCCCCTGACCGCCCTTGCGAAAATCAAGCAACGCAGACTTCAGCGGGCCGAGCGTGAAGCGCGAAGCCAGCTGGCCCTTCTACAGGCGACAGAGCAAGCCGAGGCACAGGCCGTCGATGCGCACCTGGCGTTTTGCCGCGGGTCCCGCGAAGAACAACAACGCCTGTTCGCCGCGCATGTCGGCCAGTTGACCGACTGTCGTGCCTTGGAGCACTGGCGCCGGCAGGTCGGCCTGCTCGGTGAGCGCGAAGCGAGCCTGCATGGGCAAGTCGTTGCCTGCAAGGCTGCACTGGCGCGCCAGTACACGGCACATCAGCAGGCCCAAGCGCAGCTCGCCCAGACCCGAAAAAAAAGGGACAGTTTCGTCCAACTGCGGGACCAGGCACACCTGCGTGCCACTCGATTGGCGGAGCGCAGGCAGGAGTTCGAGTTGGAGGAGCACTGTTTACACGGTGGCTTGCAACCATGA